From the Endozoicomonas sp. Mp262 genome, the window TGGCATCATAAGCAGGGCTGGCATTGGGCAGTACGGACTCAGACGGGGGAGGAGGCATGGCACTAATGGCAACAGCCGCTGCTACCAGTGCTACAGCCGCATAAGCCAGCATTTCCCAGCCAAAGGGACGCACAGCAAGCACAACGGTTAAGCCTTCCCTGAGTTCTAGTGACGGCCATCGCTCAGGTTCAATCACCTTGCCATTAACCAGGCATTCCACCGGCTGGCTTTTGCGTTGCTGGCTGTAACCCGGAACATTGGCCGTCATCCATTCATGGAGTGTCTGCCCTGCCTCAACCTGATTAATAACTTCATTTTCCCTTGGGCGTAAGATGTTCGGCCACTCAATGATCCAGGCTACTTTGTTCATAGAATTCTATTTTCGGAAATTTACGCTGAAGGGTTGCAAGATGATCGAAACGGACACCGGCAAAGTCACGGCTATGGAGCACACCACCGCCATCACAGGAAAGATAAAGACCCACATGGCGGACTAATAACTGGCCGTCCTGCTCTATCCAGCAGACAACCACTGACCCATGCTTGGCCGATGGCGACTGTTGCCAGCGACCGGCCCTGATCTCGTCATAAAACGCCTGGGTGATTTCCTCCCGATTATCGGTTGTGACCTCATCATGGGAGTCAATAGGCTGGCTGTTAAAGTGATTTTTCAGGACGCTAATCACCAGCCCCCAGCAGTCATAGGCATGGGGGCCACGGGCATAGGCTACCCAGGGTTTATTCAGATAGTTATTAATCCAGTCCATTGTTGTAAATGCTCTGTGTTAACGCACCAGACCCGGTGCAAATGCGGGGGTATACAAAAAATACGGGAAGGGTTTATTGGCAATATCCACCAGGGTTGCGGTTGCCGTCATAACACCGTCTTCACAGCTTGCACCCTGTAAGCTCCATTCAAAGGGGACGTTTTCAGGGCCTGTGATAGTGCCGGTATCCACATCCAGCACATACAACCGGTAAAAGGTTTTCATCTGCCCTGGTGAATTCACGGCATTATCAAGCTGTTCTTCTACTTCCATCGTGACATCAGCCAGCGTTATCTGCAGGTCAGAGTAACCGTTATCCGTTTTTGACGGGGGAGTAATAGCAAAAGGCCCTGGCTCAAACGTCACGGTTTTACCGGCATCAATGGGGGCTGTGGCTTCCAATGGACAATCAACAGGGGTTATGGAGGAATTACTGGAAACAAACCGGAACGGCTTATTAAGGCCCTGCTGATCGACAAATGCCGGGTGGTGAAACTCGATGGTTTCCAGAATGATGTTGTTAACCGGGTTACTGGCATAGGCTGCCTGAAGAATTTGCATAGTATAGAAATGAAAAAGCCGCTCAATGGCGGCTATGGTTTGGGTGGGTAGTCAGGATAGAGTGGCTTCATCCAGTCAGGCATTTCCGGCCACTCATAATCTATATCTTTACTCATAACACACCTCAGTTGATTATGATCCTGCTTTAAACGACTCAGGCATATCACGCAGGCTTTGCCGCCATATCAGAGTCGATTTAAAATCATCATCGGAAAGGTTGGTGGATATCCCCAGTTCTTTTTGTTCAAGATGCCGCTGAATTGTCCAGTCTGTCTGGTATAGCATCTTGGTTCTGTACGCTATCATATCGTTATAATCCTGCTGTGGGTCTTTAGCAGGCAAAGCAAACTCAGCAAAACGGTCTGGTGGCGTGTACTTGTGCTTCTCTCCGGTTTCAGGGTCTGTCCATGACTGTTCAGATCGGTCATAGACGCTGTCGTAAATTGCCAGCTTTGACGGATCAGCAAAGATTTCCTCATAAGTCCCCAGCACAGACAAACAGGCAATAGTATTAACTTGCTTTTCCTGCTCATCCGTCAGCAAAACACAGATTAAACTTTTACCGTTTTTTTCTACTGTCTGGCCTTCAGCCTCAACAGGCAGCAATGGGGTTTTAACTTCTTGCTGGTTTTCGTCAGTGTCTGACGCAAAATAACCAGCATTAATTAATTGCTCTGATAACTGTGTTGTATCACTGCAATGGATGATTTTCTGTTTCATATTTAATTCTCCTTACAGTGCGGATATTTGCGATCCAGTTAGTACTTTATTCCATATTCTTAAGTTTTTAATATGCCCATTAATGTATGCTCTACCATCTCCAGAACCAACACTCAAATACTTACGTATGTCACCAACCACAGAAAGAACTGATGAGCTTTCTCCCCACAATTGACCGTTATAGTAAAAGTTAGTTTTATTTTTGCTAAGAGAGATAGCAATCTTTCCTTTTAAATCTGTTAAAGGTTTTACCAACTCAGCAGACATCCATGTTCCATCAAGATTATGAACTTTATACGCTCCTGTTTTACTCCCTGATCTAAGATAAAAATAAGTTCTTGGTTCATCTATAAAATGCGTATATGGCTCTACAGGCTTGGCGTCGAAATCAAGAACGATAGTAGTTTCATGCTGCCTGCTATATGGAGAGTTTATTTTTAAACTATCAGCACCTCGCGTCATCGAACTTCCATCAGTAAGAATATAGCTCGATGAAAATGGCAGCTCTTCTATTTGTATCCGGTCAATATAAGTTGTATTTAAATCTGTTGACCCATACCCTTTTGCATATATTGCATTAAAAACATAGCCAATATCAGATTTGTCTTTGTTTGGCATGTAATAAGAAACTCGCCACCAACCATTAGAAATATATTCTGACCGAGAAACCCAATCAGGCTGGGAGTTTCCAGTTGTGATTAGAGACGGCTCATTATCATTCCAGGTTAAAACAATATCCGATCCCTGATTTCCAATACTGCCATCGCCCAAAACCTGTCTTGTGCTTATTTGTATATTAAATCCAGTACCTTTTTTTACAAAAAGTGAAATAGTGGGATTGCTGGCTTTAACGCTACCTAAACCGACGTTACTATTTACATTGGGATCTGCCGATGATCTTATAGTCATTGCATTGGTAATGCTATCTGGCGAAATCATAGGATCATCTGAAACAATCGCACTCCCGGTTAGATTTCTGCTTTTTGCAAGCAGATTAGTACTTCCCCCCTCAATCAAAATCCCATCTTTTTCAAACCGAGGCTCATTAGTCCCTGCCGTTCGCAAAACCCCGCTTTTATCAATATAGGTTGCTGTTGTTGCCCGACTAAACTCTGCCGACTTGGTAGGCAGATCAATCATCTTAGAGCCATCTTGTGCCGTACTGACATCTATCTGGTCATGTTTACCCTCACCGGCCAGTATTTGCAGTGAATCATTCAATGGGAGCCAGAAGTCTGGAAATGGAATGCTCTGATCTGGGAGCCAGCCATGATGAATCTTTCCTTCAGCATCAGCCAGTGGGATTTTTCCACCTTCTGGGTCAAGCGTAGCTGTGCCGCCCGTAACAACTTTCGCTGCGTTGTCTGCTGATTTCTTTGCATTCTGTTCGCTGGTCTTGGCTTCTGCTGCTTTTGTTGTGGCTGTTGCTGCATCGGTCTTGGCGCTGGCCGCTGATTCAGTGGCGGTTTTCTCGGCATTATCCAGTTTGGTCTTACTGACATTGACCTCACCCAACAACTCAGTAGTAGCGCTGGTTAAGTCTCCGACCTTCTCGACCAGATCACTAATATCTTGTTCTGCCATGTTAGTTCCTTATTTAAAAGCGTGGTGTTGGGTAAAGAGGGTTTGGGTTTTGATCAGGTTGGTTGATAACGGAATGATGGTTTCTGCTACCTGGTTCAGGGCATTAACGGATTCATCCCGTGCCTGTTCTGATTTGCCCTGGGCATCAATCGCCTGTGTTTTTGCTGTAACGGCTGTTTCTCTGGCTGATTCTGCCCCGGCTTGTGCGGTAACGGCCTGATTCTTGGCTGTAACGCTGGCATCCCTTGCCGATTCTGCCCCGGTTCGGGCATTAACGGCCTGTGTTTTTGCTGTAACGGCTTCATCCCTGGCTGTTTTGGTTTTGCCAAGGGCATCTTCTGCCTGCTTTTGGGCGTCAATACTGGCATCCATAGCCGATTCTGACTGCCCCATAGCGGCTACTGACTGCTGCTTTGCGGCTTCAGATTCATTCTTTGCCGTTATACTGGCATCTCTGGCCTGTTCTGATTTGGCCTGCGCTGTCTCAGAAAGGTTTTTAGCGGATACGCTCTGATTCTTTGCGGCTTCTGAGTCATTCTTTGCCGTTATGCTGGCGTCTCTGGCCTGCTCTGACTTGGCCTGTGCTGCTTCTGATGCCTGCCTTGATGACTCTGACTTGTCAGCCTCCGCCTTTGACCGGTCACTTTGTTGTTTTGAAAAGTCATTGGCTGTTTTCAGATCGTGGATGGTGGGATCAACCTTATTCCACATCTGCTTTTGCACTTTACGGACAGACGGGATTGACCCGCCGTCTACGGGTACATCAGTGTTTTCATCACCGTCCAGCACCTGCTTGTGCTTGTTTGCTGATTGTTCGGCCAGTGTTGCGGCCTGCTCTAATTGTTGTGATACCGTACTCATTGCAAGATCCGTGGTAATCGGGTGTTGATAGTGGCGTGATAACGGCTGGCCGCCTTCACAATGGCAGCGATTTCAAGACCACCCCAGTTCATAATGATGCTGGCTGTATCATCATCAATTACAAAGCGGTTCGGGCATTCCAGTTTCAGGGTGACTTTCCAGTAAATGCCCTCCCTGTTGGCTTGCTGGACTTCAAACAGCCTCACGGTTTGTTCTACCCGGTCAGCCCCCAGCTTCAGTGATTGCTTAAACCATGACTGCATATAGTGGGTATCTGTGACACAAAACCTTTGGAACCGGGCCAGTTGCTGGTCAGTCCAGAGATAGCTGCAACTAAACAGGGTATTGTGCTTTGATCGCTGGTTACGGCTTCGGGAAGGCCCAACCACTGCACTGGAATTTTCGGCACTGCCCAGGGTGTAGCTGTAACCAGACCTTAACGGCTTACCCAGGGACTCGGGCCAGATAATATCAGTCATACAATTCAAGCTTTGCTGTCACTGGCCAGTGCAAACCTGACAGAGCATTGACCGTTAGATTGATGATTCTGATACGCTTCTGTTCAAGCGCCTCAGCTCGCTTGACCGGTCCCTGAAACCACAGTGCCCCGTGATACAACTTTCTGATATAGAACCAGTCAAATAGAGACTTGCTCACCTCATCTAGCAGCAGTTTTCCATTCACCAGCTCAGGTGGCTTTTTCTGTCGTATACGAACACCGGGGGAATAACCAAGGTTTTCATCTGGCCTGACCAGTTTAAGGTTCTGGTCATACTGATAGCCTGACAGCTGCCAGACCGGAAACACATCTGGCCAGGTAACAATGTCAGTCATCGTGAAGGATTCCTTTGCCAGTTAAGGTGCTGCTGGCCAGCTTTGGTGATAGGCCCACCCCGCCGGATCTGGTTAATTGTGTTTTCTTCAGATTTTTTTACGGCAATGGTTATGATTTGGTTGGCTTCATCAATGGTGGCAGTTGTTCCTGGTGGAGCCTCATTCACATTGATAATCCACTGTGGCTGGTTGCTGGCCGAACCATTGGCATTTTCAAAGAGCCTTTCTGTTTTTGCCCTGCTAGTCACCCTTGCCGGACCTTCTACAAGTTCCAAACCAGCCTCACCGACAATACCAAACTTTCCAGCGGGGATAGTGCCACCTACATCAAACGCACCGGCAAAGGTACTGGTTGCCGCTGTTGTAGCTGCCGCTACCATGGGAGCGGTTGCCATTTCTGCCGCTGCTGCCGCACCAGGTGCCAGACCGGGGCCTATAACCGGAATAGCTGCTGTGGATGCAAAAGCGTTAATAGCTGCCAGCTGCTGACCCGCTATTGCCTGCCCTGAAACCTGGGCAACATATCCCGCATTGGCTGATGCCCCCAGTGTCTTTTCCAGTGTCCAGAGCACCAGCCGCTGGGCTCCAATCTCAACCAGGGCAGATATCATAGATTTAGCCAGTCCATTGGCCACTTGCCCCATCACATCACCAAAGTTTTCACCATCAACCACAGCATCGGCTACGGCATTACCGAAACTTGAAGAGAATCGGTTGAAAGAGTTGCCCCACATGGTATCAAAATCATTGGTTGACTCTTTGATGTGATCGGCCATTTTTTGCCAGTGGGTTTTATTTTTTTCTTCCTCTTCTTCCTGCTGCTGTCGTTTTAATTCTGCCCGTTCTTCATCATAGAATTGTTCTATGGCTTTCTTGGCATCAAGAAACTCCTGATAATTTTCAAGCTCTCTTTGAGCTCGTTCTATCTCCTGTTCCTCTTTTGAATTAAGCAGCTCTTCATCAGTCATCAGACGTTGCTGTAAAGACAACACCATCTGGGCATCACGGTCCTTTGCGGCCTGTACCTCTTCCGCCTGCCGATCTTTTATTTTTTGCAGTGATTCTTTGTATTGCTGGTCATTTTTGGCATTGAGCTGCTTAACCAGATCGGCCTGTGTGTTATATCCAGCCTTTTTAATTTCTGTTTCGGTCAATGACAGCTGGGCGATTTGCTCCCGTCGATCATTGTAGGATTTTTTTAACATCTCCTGCTCAGAGAACAGTGCCTGCTGGAGACTATCCAGCGCTTTCTGG encodes:
- a CDS encoding DUF1833 domain-containing protein is translated as MQILQAAYASNPVNNIILETIEFHHPAFVDQQGLNKPFRFVSSNSSITPVDCPLEATAPIDAGKTVTFEPGPFAITPPSKTDNGYSDLQITLADVTMEVEEQLDNAVNSPGQMKTFYRLYVLDVDTGTITGPENVPFEWSLQGASCEDGVMTATATLVDIANKPFPYFLYTPAFAPGLVR
- a CDS encoding LamG domain-containing protein, which produces MAEQDISDLVEKVGDLTSATTELLGEVNVSKTKLDNAEKTATESAASAKTDAATATTKAAEAKTSEQNAKKSADNAAKVVTGGTATLDPEGGKIPLADAEGKIHHGWLPDQSIPFPDFWLPLNDSLQILAGEGKHDQIDVSTAQDGSKMIDLPTKSAEFSRATTATYIDKSGVLRTAGTNEPRFEKDGILIEGGSTNLLAKSRNLTGSAIVSDDPMISPDSITNAMTIRSSADPNVNSNVGLGSVKASNPTISLFVKKGTGFNIQISTRQVLGDGSIGNQGSDIVLTWNDNEPSLITTGNSQPDWVSRSEYISNGWWRVSYYMPNKDKSDIGYVFNAIYAKGYGSTDLNTTYIDRIQIEELPFSSSYILTDGSSMTRGADSLKINSPYSRQHETTIVLDFDAKPVEPYTHFIDEPRTYFYLRSGSKTGAYKVHNLDGTWMSAELVKPLTDLKGKIAISLSKNKTNFYYNGQLWGESSSVLSVVGDIRKYLSVGSGDGRAYINGHIKNLRIWNKVLTGSQISAL